The following proteins are encoded in a genomic region of Hypanus sabinus isolate sHypSab1 unplaced genomic scaffold, sHypSab1.hap1 scaffold_366, whole genome shotgun sequence:
- the LOC132388608 gene encoding NACHT, LRR and PYD domains-containing protein 12-like isoform X1, with translation MSTAGKLNRVQKFLKRLSLGSSSSEDDRDTEKKAPKQGQIASNVPFECSPAAEEGEQNQPRDSGVRDTDQDPGTSTSEATVCQPRDSDVRDTEQDPGTSTSEVSGCQPGSSSTMELSSPRQGVGPSSEITELLANWDDSQLLQLTDFYRDRLEQAMEGRVHGVSLALTAENQFSEEEHRTISDLADKGERADSSKLLLSLVMEKGSLAWRVMWETFVKMRIGVPKLDKILKEIQEHGSVPVHRPVPEIPSELKDVQQKHKETLRAQTETLRVNTILMREKVKVFQLVDRYAELTVISTVRDRRLVEHELLARGRDHEEWRETHLCGQLEIIRTDQLFQSSFSRNISTSGSSAAVAGVPGIGKTTMVQKIAYDWATGKIYQQFQFVFSFKFRDLNSINNRINLRELILDQYPYFGNILREVWKNPEGLLFIFDGLDEFKDKIDFADSRRDTEPKHQCPDPEWWCEVSDIVYSLIQGKLLPGCSVLVTTRPTALHLLEKAEISVRAEILGFVGEERKEYLFRHFEDQTVAAAVFKHVKENEILYTMSYNPSYCWILALTLGPFFTERVTDPQRVPKTITQLYSYYIYNILKNHGREIENPRDVLLRVGQMAFRGVSEKKIVFTDGDLINYNLQPSQFLSGFLMELLEREDSARCVVYTFPHLTIQEFVAAVAQFLIQDGRDNMKQLTEAHCVKDGRFEVFLRFVAGLSNPMTARGLEEFLGPFPNETTCQVIDWVKEEVKRQSGNIKNEAGKRSFLNTLHYLFESQNRRLAQAALGSVKTLSFCGMTLTPIDCTVLSHVIGLCDTIKHLDLQDCHIQCEGIQRLGPGLHKCQELRLGGNELGYSGVKLVSAALRNPECKIQKLGLSDVGLTDSGAEDLVSALSTNLSLSELDLSGNKLLASGVKLVSAALSNPECKIQKLELKRVGLTNSGAEVLVSSFSTNPSLTELSLSVNSLGDSGVKRVSAALRNPECKIQKLWLCDVGLTDTGAEDLASALSTNPLLRELSLSGNKLRDSGVKLVSAALRNPECKIQRLWLSNVGLTDSGADDLVSALGTNPSLTELYLELNSLTDRSVSALRRLILTLPSLEVIGLYGNQFSETGKNELGPLQGVRHGLKVILNIRMCEHPHHGVASFKPIPRPTL, from the exons ATGTCTACAG CTGGGAAATTAAATCGGGTACAGAAATTTCTCAAGAGGTTGTCACTAGGCAGCTCATCCAGTGAGGATGATCGGGACACTGAAAAGAAAGCACCAAAGCAGGGTCAGATTGCGAGCAATGTCCCATTTGAATGCAGTCCGGCCGCAGAGGAGGGAGAGCAAAatcagcccagagacagtggcgtcagagacactgatcaggaccctggaaccagcacaagtgaggcgactgtctgtcagcccagagacagtgacgtcagagacactgagcaGGACCCTGGAACCAGCACAAGTGAGGTGTCTGGCTGTCAACCTGGAAGctcatcaaccatggaattgtCAAGTCCCCGACAAGGAGTGG GTCCGAGCTCAGAGATCACCGAGCTCCTGGCAAACTGGGACGATTCCCAGCTCCTGCAGTTGACGgacttctaccgggacaggctggagcaggcgatggaaggaagggtgcacggagtgagcctggcgttaacggccgagaatcagttcagtgaagaggaacatcgg ACAATCTCTGATCTggctgataagggagagcgggcggacagttctaaactcctcctgagcctggtgatggagaaaggctccctcgcctggagggtgatgtgggaaacctttgtgaaaatgcggATTGGTGTTCCAAAGCTGgacaaaatcctgaaagaaatacaggAACATG GTTCTGTTCCGGTCCATCGACCCGTACCGGAGATTCCCAgtgagctgaaag atgttcaacagaaacacaaggagactctgcgggcacaaactgaaacactgagagtgaacacgatcctgatgagggagaaggtgaaggttttccagctggttgatcgatacgctgagctcacggtcatttctactgttcgagatcggagactggtggaacatgagctgctggcaagaggcagagaccatgaGGAATGGAGAGAAACACATCTCTGTGGACAGCTGGAAATAATCCGGACGGATCAGttattccagagcagcttttcccgaAATATCTCCACATCTGGGAGTtcggcagcagtggccggagtcccagggattgggaaaacaacaatggttcaAAAGATTGCTTATGACTGGGCGacagggaaaatataccaacagttccagtttgtcttcagtttcaaattccgggatttaaactcaATTAACAACAGAataaacctgagggaactgattctggatcaatatccttactttgggaacatcttgagagaggtctggaagaacccagagggattgctgtttatattcgatggtttagATGAATTCAAAGACAAAATCGATTTTGCAgacagtcggagagatacagaacccaagcaccagtgcccagatcccgagtggtggtgtgaagtgtctgacattgtgtacagtttaatccagggcaagctgctcccagggtgttcagtgctggtgaccacccgtcccacagcgttacatttattggaaaaggcggaGATCAGTGttcgggctgaaatcctgggatttgttggtgaagaacggaaggaatatttatttaggcattttgaagatcagacagtggcggcagctgttttcaaacacgtgaaggagaacgaaatcctgtacaccatgagctacaacccctcctactgctggatcctcgctctgacactgggccccttcttcacagaAAGAGTCACggacccgcagcgagttcccaagaccatcacccagctgtattcctactatatttacaacatcctgaaaaaccacggccgtgagattgagaacccccgtgatgtgttactcagggttggtcagatggccttcagaggagtgtccgagaagaagattgtgtttacagatggagatttgatcaactacaatctgcagccttctcagttcctgtccgggttcctgatggagcttttggagagagaggattctgcccgctgtgtggtgtacacattcccacacctcaccatccaagagtttgtagctgcagtcgcacaatttcTGATCCAAGATGGCAGAGATAATATGAAACAGCTCACTGAAGCCCACTGCGTGAAGGATGGGcggtttgaggtatttctccgttttgttgctggtctctccaacccaatgacagctcggggtctggaggagtttctgggccCATTTCCCAATGAAACGACCTGccaggtgattgactgggtgaaggaggaggttaaacgccagagtggaaacatAAAGAATGAAGCTGGGAAAAGgagtttcctgaacacattgcactacctgtttgagtctcagaatcgtagactcgctcaggccgcactgggatctgtgaaaacactttcattctgtggaatgacactgaccccgattgactgcacggtcctgtctcatgtcatcggactctgtgatacaataaaacacctcgacctgcaggactgccacattcagtgtgaaggaatccagcggctgggacccgggctgcacaagtgccaggagttgag actcgGTGGGAATGAACTGGGatattcaggagtgaaactggtgtctgcagctctgaggaacccggagtgtaaaatacagaaactggg gctgagtgatgtcggtctcacagattctggtgccgaggatctcgtctccgctctcagtacaaacctatCACTGTCAGAACTGGACCTGAGTGGTAATAAACTGCTAGCTTccggagtgaaactggtgtctgcggctctgagcaacccggagtgtaaaatacagaaactgga gctgaaacGTGTCGGTCTCACAAATTCTGGTGCCGAAGTTCTCGTCTCCTCcttcagtacaaacccatcactgacggagctgagcCTGAGTGTTAACAGTCTGGGCGATTCCGGAGTGAAACgagtgtctgcggctctgaggaacccggagtgtaaaatacagaaactgtg GCTGTGTGATGTCGGTCTCACTGATACTGGTGctgaggatctcgcctccgctctcagtacaaacccattacTGAGGGAACTGAGCTTGAGTGGTAATAAACTaagagattcaggagtgaaactggtgtctgcggctctgagaaatccggagtgtaaaatacagagactgtg gctcagtaatgtcggtctcacagattctggtgccgacgATCTTGTCTCTGCTCTcggtacaaacccatcactgacggagctgtacCTGGAATTAAACTCGCTCACAGACCGATCTGTCtccgctctccgccgcctcatactgaccctcccgagtctggaggTGAtcgg gctgtacgggaatcagttcagtgagaccgggaagAACGAACTGGGACCTCTGCAGGGAGTTAGACACGGACTGAAAGTGATCCTGAACATcagaatgtgtgaacatccccaTCACGGGGTGGCGTCATTTAAGCCGATTCCCCGCCCGACCCTTTAA
- the LOC132388608 gene encoding NACHT, LRR and PYD domains-containing protein 12-like isoform X2 yields MSTGPSSEITELLANWDDSQLLQLTDFYRDRLEQAMEGRVHGVSLALTAENQFSEEEHRTISDLADKGERADSSKLLLSLVMEKGSLAWRVMWETFVKMRIGVPKLDKILKEIQEHGSVPVHRPVPEIPSELKDVQQKHKETLRAQTETLRVNTILMREKVKVFQLVDRYAELTVISTVRDRRLVEHELLARGRDHEEWRETHLCGQLEIIRTDQLFQSSFSRNISTSGSSAAVAGVPGIGKTTMVQKIAYDWATGKIYQQFQFVFSFKFRDLNSINNRINLRELILDQYPYFGNILREVWKNPEGLLFIFDGLDEFKDKIDFADSRRDTEPKHQCPDPEWWCEVSDIVYSLIQGKLLPGCSVLVTTRPTALHLLEKAEISVRAEILGFVGEERKEYLFRHFEDQTVAAAVFKHVKENEILYTMSYNPSYCWILALTLGPFFTERVTDPQRVPKTITQLYSYYIYNILKNHGREIENPRDVLLRVGQMAFRGVSEKKIVFTDGDLINYNLQPSQFLSGFLMELLEREDSARCVVYTFPHLTIQEFVAAVAQFLIQDGRDNMKQLTEAHCVKDGRFEVFLRFVAGLSNPMTARGLEEFLGPFPNETTCQVIDWVKEEVKRQSGNIKNEAGKRSFLNTLHYLFESQNRRLAQAALGSVKTLSFCGMTLTPIDCTVLSHVIGLCDTIKHLDLQDCHIQCEGIQRLGPGLHKCQELRLGGNELGYSGVKLVSAALRNPECKIQKLGLSDVGLTDSGAEDLVSALSTNLSLSELDLSGNKLLASGVKLVSAALSNPECKIQKLELKRVGLTNSGAEVLVSSFSTNPSLTELSLSVNSLGDSGVKRVSAALRNPECKIQKLWLCDVGLTDTGAEDLASALSTNPLLRELSLSGNKLRDSGVKLVSAALRNPECKIQRLWLSNVGLTDSGADDLVSALGTNPSLTELYLELNSLTDRSVSALRRLILTLPSLEVIGLYGNQFSETGKNELGPLQGVRHGLKVILNIRMCEHPHHGVASFKPIPRPTL; encoded by the exons ATGTCTACAG GTCCGAGCTCAGAGATCACCGAGCTCCTGGCAAACTGGGACGATTCCCAGCTCCTGCAGTTGACGgacttctaccgggacaggctggagcaggcgatggaaggaagggtgcacggagtgagcctggcgttaacggccgagaatcagttcagtgaagaggaacatcgg ACAATCTCTGATCTggctgataagggagagcgggcggacagttctaaactcctcctgagcctggtgatggagaaaggctccctcgcctggagggtgatgtgggaaacctttgtgaaaatgcggATTGGTGTTCCAAAGCTGgacaaaatcctgaaagaaatacaggAACATG GTTCTGTTCCGGTCCATCGACCCGTACCGGAGATTCCCAgtgagctgaaag atgttcaacagaaacacaaggagactctgcgggcacaaactgaaacactgagagtgaacacgatcctgatgagggagaaggtgaaggttttccagctggttgatcgatacgctgagctcacggtcatttctactgttcgagatcggagactggtggaacatgagctgctggcaagaggcagagaccatgaGGAATGGAGAGAAACACATCTCTGTGGACAGCTGGAAATAATCCGGACGGATCAGttattccagagcagcttttcccgaAATATCTCCACATCTGGGAGTtcggcagcagtggccggagtcccagggattgggaaaacaacaatggttcaAAAGATTGCTTATGACTGGGCGacagggaaaatataccaacagttccagtttgtcttcagtttcaaattccgggatttaaactcaATTAACAACAGAataaacctgagggaactgattctggatcaatatccttactttgggaacatcttgagagaggtctggaagaacccagagggattgctgtttatattcgatggtttagATGAATTCAAAGACAAAATCGATTTTGCAgacagtcggagagatacagaacccaagcaccagtgcccagatcccgagtggtggtgtgaagtgtctgacattgtgtacagtttaatccagggcaagctgctcccagggtgttcagtgctggtgaccacccgtcccacagcgttacatttattggaaaaggcggaGATCAGTGttcgggctgaaatcctgggatttgttggtgaagaacggaaggaatatttatttaggcattttgaagatcagacagtggcggcagctgttttcaaacacgtgaaggagaacgaaatcctgtacaccatgagctacaacccctcctactgctggatcctcgctctgacactgggccccttcttcacagaAAGAGTCACggacccgcagcgagttcccaagaccatcacccagctgtattcctactatatttacaacatcctgaaaaaccacggccgtgagattgagaacccccgtgatgtgttactcagggttggtcagatggccttcagaggagtgtccgagaagaagattgtgtttacagatggagatttgatcaactacaatctgcagccttctcagttcctgtccgggttcctgatggagcttttggagagagaggattctgcccgctgtgtggtgtacacattcccacacctcaccatccaagagtttgtagctgcagtcgcacaatttcTGATCCAAGATGGCAGAGATAATATGAAACAGCTCACTGAAGCCCACTGCGTGAAGGATGGGcggtttgaggtatttctccgttttgttgctggtctctccaacccaatgacagctcggggtctggaggagtttctgggccCATTTCCCAATGAAACGACCTGccaggtgattgactgggtgaaggaggaggttaaacgccagagtggaaacatAAAGAATGAAGCTGGGAAAAGgagtttcctgaacacattgcactacctgtttgagtctcagaatcgtagactcgctcaggccgcactgggatctgtgaaaacactttcattctgtggaatgacactgaccccgattgactgcacggtcctgtctcatgtcatcggactctgtgatacaataaaacacctcgacctgcaggactgccacattcagtgtgaaggaatccagcggctgggacccgggctgcacaagtgccaggagttgag actcgGTGGGAATGAACTGGGatattcaggagtgaaactggtgtctgcagctctgaggaacccggagtgtaaaatacagaaactggg gctgagtgatgtcggtctcacagattctggtgccgaggatctcgtctccgctctcagtacaaacctatCACTGTCAGAACTGGACCTGAGTGGTAATAAACTGCTAGCTTccggagtgaaactggtgtctgcggctctgagcaacccggagtgtaaaatacagaaactgga gctgaaacGTGTCGGTCTCACAAATTCTGGTGCCGAAGTTCTCGTCTCCTCcttcagtacaaacccatcactgacggagctgagcCTGAGTGTTAACAGTCTGGGCGATTCCGGAGTGAAACgagtgtctgcggctctgaggaacccggagtgtaaaatacagaaactgtg GCTGTGTGATGTCGGTCTCACTGATACTGGTGctgaggatctcgcctccgctctcagtacaaacccattacTGAGGGAACTGAGCTTGAGTGGTAATAAACTaagagattcaggagtgaaactggtgtctgcggctctgagaaatccggagtgtaaaatacagagactgtg gctcagtaatgtcggtctcacagattctggtgccgacgATCTTGTCTCTGCTCTcggtacaaacccatcactgacggagctgtacCTGGAATTAAACTCGCTCACAGACCGATCTGTCtccgctctccgccgcctcatactgaccctcccgagtctggaggTGAtcgg gctgtacgggaatcagttcagtgagaccgggaagAACGAACTGGGACCTCTGCAGGGAGTTAGACACGGACTGAAAGTGATCCTGAACATcagaatgtgtgaacatccccaTCACGGGGTGGCGTCATTTAAGCCGATTCCCCGCCCGACCCTTTAA